A single genomic interval of Rhodopseudomonas palustris harbors:
- the chlG gene encoding chlorophyll synthase ChlG, with protein MSNSVAVRPAPSAVLEVLHPITWFPPMWAFGCGVVSSGVPISSRWVEVIAGIVLCGPLLVATSQVVNDWFDRDVDAINEPNRPIPSGRIPGRWGLYLSFLWTAASLLVASQLGAWVFGAAVLGLVLAWMYSMPPFRLKQNGWLGNGACAITYEGFAWFTGAAVMLGGLPPWWIVTLALLYSAGAHGIMTLNDFKSIEGDIKTGVGSLPVKLGVDNAARVLCAVMAIPQVIVVALLLSWDRPIQAGIVGFVLAVQLALMVRFLRSPVERATWFSGLGVALYVSGMMASAVAVSSFGAA; from the coding sequence ATGAGTAACAGTGTGGCCGTGCGTCCAGCGCCCTCGGCGGTGCTCGAGGTGCTGCACCCGATCACCTGGTTTCCGCCGATGTGGGCGTTCGGCTGCGGCGTGGTGTCGTCCGGCGTGCCGATCTCGTCGCGCTGGGTGGAAGTGATTGCCGGCATCGTGCTGTGCGGCCCGCTGCTGGTCGCCACTAGCCAGGTCGTCAACGACTGGTTCGATCGCGACGTCGACGCCATCAACGAACCGAACCGTCCGATTCCGTCGGGCCGCATTCCGGGTCGCTGGGGCCTGTATCTGTCGTTCCTGTGGACCGCGGCCTCGCTGCTGGTCGCCAGCCAGCTCGGCGCCTGGGTGTTCGGCGCCGCTGTGCTCGGCCTGGTGCTGGCCTGGATGTATTCGATGCCGCCGTTCCGCCTGAAGCAGAACGGCTGGCTCGGCAACGGTGCCTGCGCGATCACCTATGAGGGCTTCGCGTGGTTCACCGGCGCCGCGGTGATGCTCGGCGGCCTGCCGCCGTGGTGGATCGTCACGCTCGCGCTGCTCTACAGCGCCGGCGCTCACGGCATCATGACGCTCAACGACTTCAAGTCGATCGAAGGCGACATCAAGACCGGCGTCGGCTCGCTGCCGGTCAAGCTCGGCGTCGACAACGCCGCGCGGGTGCTCTGTGCCGTGATGGCGATCCCGCAGGTGATCGTGGTGGCGCTGCTGCTGTCGTGGGATCGGCCGATCCAGGCCGGCATCGTCGGCTTCGTGCTCGCCGTCCAGCTCGCCTTGATGGTGCGGTTTCTGCGCTCGCCGGTCGAGCGCGCCACCTGGTTCTCGGGCCTCGGCGTCGCGCTGTATGTTTCCGGCATGATGGCCAGCGCCGTCGCCGTTTCATCGTTCGGAGCAGCTTGA
- a CDS encoding BCD family MFS transporter — MMRPLSWLGIIRMGLVQTGLGAIVVLTTSTLNRVMVVELALPAMLPGALVAIHYALQVFRPAWGHGSDRGSRRTPWIIGGMAVLALGGFLAAVATAWMTVQPLFGTALAIVAFCLIGGGVGAAGTSLLVLLAKRTDEKRRAAAATIVWVMMIAGFIVTTAIAGQLLDPFSPQRLIAVSGGVSLIAMVLTFAGVWGVEGRAAVAAPAAAPKGSFRKAFLEVWHEPQARRFAIFVFVSMLAYSAQDLILEPFAGAVFGFTPGETTKLSSVQHGGTLIGMAMVPIIGALFPKTRGNLQIWTIGGCIASAIALLGLSSAAIVGPSWPLRSTVFMLGVTNGAYAVAAIGSMMELVGAGGEHREGVRMGLWGAAQAIAFGIGGFIGTLASDLARLVLGAPALSYAAVFAAEAGLFVVSAAMAVWVHRAQNRRDVDLTNAAVAGG, encoded by the coding sequence ATGATGCGACCGCTGTCGTGGCTCGGCATTATTCGGATGGGGCTGGTGCAGACCGGCCTCGGTGCGATCGTGGTGCTGACCACCTCGACGCTGAACCGGGTGATGGTGGTGGAGCTGGCGCTGCCGGCGATGCTGCCCGGCGCGCTGGTCGCGATTCACTACGCGCTGCAGGTCTTCCGTCCCGCCTGGGGCCACGGTTCGGATCGCGGCTCGCGCCGCACGCCGTGGATCATCGGCGGCATGGCGGTGCTGGCGCTCGGCGGCTTCCTGGCTGCGGTCGCCACCGCCTGGATGACGGTGCAACCGCTGTTCGGGACGGCGCTCGCGATCGTCGCGTTCTGTCTGATCGGCGGCGGCGTCGGCGCGGCCGGCACTTCGCTGCTGGTGCTGCTGGCCAAGCGCACTGACGAGAAACGCCGCGCGGCGGCGGCCACGATCGTCTGGGTGATGATGATCGCAGGCTTCATCGTCACCACCGCGATCGCCGGCCAGTTGCTCGACCCGTTCTCGCCGCAGCGCCTGATCGCGGTGTCAGGCGGCGTGTCGCTGATCGCGATGGTGCTGACCTTCGCGGGTGTGTGGGGCGTCGAAGGCCGCGCCGCGGTCGCGGCGCCCGCGGCTGCGCCGAAGGGCTCGTTCCGCAAGGCCTTCCTCGAGGTCTGGCACGAGCCGCAGGCGCGGCGGTTCGCGATCTTCGTGTTCGTGTCGATGCTCGCCTATAGCGCGCAGGATCTGATCCTGGAGCCGTTTGCCGGTGCGGTGTTCGGCTTCACGCCGGGCGAGACCACCAAGCTGTCGAGCGTGCAGCACGGCGGCACGCTGATCGGCATGGCGATGGTGCCGATCATCGGCGCGCTGTTCCCGAAAACGCGCGGCAATCTGCAGATCTGGACGATCGGCGGCTGTATCGCATCGGCGATCGCGCTGCTCGGGCTGTCGTCGGCCGCGATCGTCGGCCCGAGCTGGCCGCTGCGTAGCACCGTGTTCATGCTCGGCGTCACTAACGGCGCCTACGCGGTCGCGGCGATCGGCTCGATGATGGAATTGGTCGGCGCCGGCGGCGAGCATCGCGAAGGCGTGCGGATGGGACTGTGGGGCGCCGCGCAGGCGATCGCGTTCGGCATCGGCGGCTTCATCGGCACGCTGGCGAGCGATCTGGCGCGCCTGGTGCTGGGGGCGCCCGCTTTGTCCTACGCGGCGGTGTTCGCCGCGGAAGCTGGTTTGTTTGTGGTGTCGGCCGCGATGGCTGTGTGGGTGCATCGCGCGCAAAATCGTCGTGACGTTGATTTGACCAATGCAGCAGTCGCCGGAGGTTGA